The genomic interval CGTTCCTGGCGGCGGTGATGGCGAGCGTCGTGCTCGAGCGCACCCTGTACCGCCGCCTGTACCGCGGGAGTGCCCTCGACCAGTGTCTGCTGACGATCGGCGTCGTCTTCATCTCGGTCGCGGTGGCGGCCTATGTCTATGGGACGGTCCAGCAGCCGATTCACACGCCGCCGTACCTGCGCGGCTCGGTGACGTTCATGGGCGTCACGTTCGGCGTTTACCGGTTGTTCCTGATCGGCGTGGGACTGCTGATCACCGGCATCCTCGTCGCGGCCCTCGAATACACGCGCTTCGGCGTCCAGGTGCGCGCCGCGGTCGACAATCAACGCATGGCCCGCGGCCTCGGGATCGACGTCGACGGCGCGTTCGCCGTCACCTTTGCGCTGGGGAGCGGGCTGGCCGGCCTCGGCGGGGCGCTGGCCATCGAGATGGTCGGTCTCGACCCGGCATTCGCGTTCACCTACCTGGTGTACGTCTTGATCGTGGTTTCGGTGGGAGGACTCGGCTCCATCGGCGGGTCGCTGGCCGCCGCCCTCCTCCTCGGCGTCAGCGACGTCGCCGGCAAGTACTACGTTCCCGAGCTCGGCGCCTTCCTCATCTACCTCGTCATGGTCGCCCTGTTGATGTGGCGCCCGGCCGGCCTGCTCGGGAGACGATAGGCGCCCGATGACGAGCGCCGTCCAGGCGGCCGCCGATCCGCGTCGCCATCTGGCGGCCCAGCGCCGATGGCGGCGAAGCGAGGTCGCCTTCTGGCTGGCCACCCTGCTCCCGTTCCTCCTGGTCCCGTCGCATCTCCAGCTGGCGAGCCAGATCGCCATCACCGCGCTGTTCGCCGTGTCGCTCGACCTCATCCTCGGTTACGCGGGGATCGTGTCGCTGGGCCATGCCGCATTCTTCGGGCTGGGCGCCTACGCGGCCGGCCTCCTGTCCAAGTCCGGCTGGGGCGAGCCGCTTTCCGGGCTCGTGGTCGCGCCGGCGGTCGCGGGCCTGGTCGGATATGCCACCAGTTTCGTCATCGCCCGCACCCGGCACCTGGCGCTCATCATGATCACGCTCGGCCTGGGTCTGCTGCTCCACGAGGCCGCCAACCGCGCGCACTGGCTGACCGGCGGCGCCGATGGACTCCAGGGCGTGCGCATGTGGCCGCTCCTCGGCCACTTCAAGTTCGATCTCTACGGCTACACCGCCTATGGGTACTCGCTGGTCGTCCTGTTCTCGATCTTTCTGGTGACGCGGCGGCTGATCCACTCGCCGTTCGGTCTGTCGCTGCGCGGGATCCGGGAGAACCCGATCCGGATGCCGGCCATCGGGGCCCCGAGCCGTTCGCACCTCCGCACGGCCTATACCATTTCCGCCGTCATCGCGGGCATCGCCGGCGCCCTGCTCGCCCAGACCACCGAGACCGTGTCGCTGGGGACACTGGATTTTCAGCGATCGGCGGAGGTGCTGGTCATCCTGATCCTCGGCGGCACCGGCCGGCTCTACGGCGGCCTGATCGGCGCGATCATCTTCATGGTGGCCCGCGATCAGTTCTCGGGCATCAATCCGCAGTACTGGTACTTCTGGATCGGCGCCCTGCTCGTCTCGGTCGTGATGTTCCTGCCCAACGGCATTCTCGGCGGGCTGGCGTCCCGGCGGGACGAGTCGTGAGCGCACCGGCCTTGTCGACGCGCGGGCTCGACAAGCGCTTCGGGTCCCTGGTGGTGGCCCAGGGCATCGATCTCTCCCTCCCGGCCGGGGCGCGGTACGCCCTGATCGGGCCCAACGGCGCCGGCAAGACGACGCTCATCAATCTGATGACCGGAATGCTGCAGCCCGATGCCGGTCAGATACTTCTCGGCGAAGAGGACGTCACCCGGCTCGAGCCACCGCAGCGCGTCAAGCGGGGCCTCGCGCGGACGTTTCAGATCAATACCCTCTTCCCCCGGCTCAACGCCCTCGAGTGTGTCACGCTGGCCGTCTGCGAGCGGCGCGGCGTCGCCGGGGCGTGGTGGCGGAGCCTGGCCGGCTATCGGGAGGAGGTGGACGAGGCCTACGACATTCTCCGGTCGCTGACGCTGGGCGCCGTGTGCTATCAGACGACCCGCCGGCTCGCCTACGGACAGCAGCGCCTCCTCGAGATCGCGCTCGCGCTGGCGACGAAGCCGACGGTCCTGCTACTGGACGAGCCGGCCGCCGGCGTGCCCCGCGAGGAGAGCGCCCAGCTGTTCGCCGCCATCGAGGGCCTGTCGCCGGACCTGACCGTGCTGTTCATCGAGCACGACATGAACGTGGTGTTCCGGTTCGCGAGCCGGATCATCGTCATGGTCGGCGGCCGGATTCTCGTGGAGGGCACGCCTTCCGAGATCGGCGCCGATCCGCAAGTGCGGGAGGTCTATCTCGGGGGAGCGCGTCATGGCTGAACCTCTGCTCGCGTTCCGGAGCGTGCGGGCCGGGTACGGCGATGCGGTCGTGCTCGACGACATCTCGTTCGAAGTACCGGCCGAGGGCCGCCTGGCGGTGCTCGGCCGCAACGGCGTCGGCAAGTCCACGCTGTTGCTCACCATCATGGGCTACACCGACGTCGGCCGCGGCACGATCGGGTGGCGGGGCGCCGACATCACCTCGCTGCCCCCCCACCGCCGCGCGCGCCAGGGACTCGGCTGGGTGGCGCAGGAGCGCGAGGTCTTCGCCTCGCTGAGCGTCCAGGAGAACCTGACGGTCGCCGCCCGTCGCGGGCGCTGGGACCTGGCGGCAGTCTACCGGCTCTTCCCGCCCCTGGCCGACCGGCGCCACCACGACGCCGGCCACTTGTCGGGCGGTGAACAGCAGATGCTGGCCATCGCCCGGGCGCTGATGACCAATCCGGCGCTGCTCCTGCTGGACGAGCCGCTGGAGGGGCTGGCGCCGCTCATCGCCGAAGAGCTGATCCGCGCAATCAGGCGCCTGACCGCCGACGAGGGAACCGCCTTGATCCTGGTCGAACAGCACGCGGAGATCGCCCTGTCGATGACCGACAGGGTCCTGGTGCTGGAGCGCGGCCACGTCGCCCACCGCGGGCCATCGAGGGACTTGCTCGAGGATCGGGCGACGCTCGATCGCCTGGTCGGCTTGCGGATGACCCCGGGCTAGCCGGGATTATTCACGAGTGCCTGCGGGGAAGCGGGCGGGTGGCGCGGCGAACGGGCGCCCACCGCGCCCGCAGCGGCGACTTACACCACCGAGGGCGTCCCGCGCGCCAAGCTCCGGACGGCCGCATTCATCACCACGCTTCGCCGCGAGGACGCCGGTGGGCTGTTCGCCGCGACAGGACCCGCCCGCTTCAGTGGTTTCATGAATAATGTGGGCTAGGTCGATTTCAGGATCGACTCCTCGTACTGACACGAGCCCATCCCGCTCTCGGCAAAGATGCCGTGAGCGGCGATCCACCGGAAGGTCTCCTCGAAGACTTCCTTGGTATAGGGCTCGAACACGATGCGCTCGCCCGGACCCCAGCGGCGCGTGTCCATCATGGCGTGATAGCGCACCGGGAATTCCCTCTGGTAGTGGTGTGTATGGAGGTCGGGCCGCACGTCGATGTCGCGCTGCGCTCGCCTCAAGGCGCGGAAGAACTTGCGCAGATCCTCGGGATCCGGATTGCCCTGGATCATGGTGGCGATCATGAAGGTGGTGTCGATGATCTTCCGGAACCCGAGCTGCTCCGCGAAGTAATAGGGCCCGCTGAACAAGGCCGCCGCCGGCACCTGGCCGTCGATCAACAGCTCCATGCGCTTGAACAGCATGCCGTCCTTGAACGACAGCGTGATCCGGTCGGCTTCCATGTACTGTTCGAGGGCCTGGATGGTCGAGTAATGGCTCCCGGACTGGTAGCCGACCGCGATCGGCACGCCGGCGAGATCCTCGGGCGTCCGGACCGGGGAGTCGGCCGGCACGAAGATGCCCGACGGCGCCACCGAGTAGACGTCGCGGTAGAGCTTGCCGTGCCCGGCCGACGCCGCCACGCCGACCGTCCAGTGGCAGGCGCAGCTCACGTCCGAGGCGCGGCCCCGTTCGAGCGACTGGTACGCACCGACCCGGTCGCCCCGGTCGTGGATCTTGCCGTCGGTCGACTGGACCAGCTCCCGG from Candidatus Methylomirabilota bacterium carries:
- a CDS encoding ABC transporter substrate-binding protein, whose translation is MPKFVIEPHFRLQEWVAEEKGYFEDEGLEYVFRELVQSTDGKIHDRGDRVGAYQSLERGRASDVSCACHWTVGVAASAGHGKLYRDVYSVAPSGIFVPADSPVRTPEDLAGVPIAVGYQSGSHYSTIQALEQYMEADRITLSFKDGMLFKRMELLIDGQVPAAALFSGPYYFAEQLGFRKIIDTTFMIATMIQGNPDPEDLRKFFRALRRAQRDIDVRPDLHTHHYQREFPVRYHAMMDTRRWGPGERIVFEPYTKEVFEETFRWIAAHGIFAESGMGSCQYEESILKST
- a CDS encoding branched-chain amino acid ABC transporter permease, whose translation is MTSAVQAAADPRRHLAAQRRWRRSEVAFWLATLLPFLLVPSHLQLASQIAITALFAVSLDLILGYAGIVSLGHAAFFGLGAYAAGLLSKSGWGEPLSGLVVAPAVAGLVGYATSFVIARTRHLALIMITLGLGLLLHEAANRAHWLTGGADGLQGVRMWPLLGHFKFDLYGYTAYGYSLVVLFSIFLVTRRLIHSPFGLSLRGIRENPIRMPAIGAPSRSHLRTAYTISAVIAGIAGALLAQTTETVSLGTLDFQRSAEVLVILILGGTGRLYGGLIGAIIFMVARDQFSGINPQYWYFWIGALLVSVVMFLPNGILGGLASRRDES
- a CDS encoding ABC transporter ATP-binding protein, translating into MAEPLLAFRSVRAGYGDAVVLDDISFEVPAEGRLAVLGRNGVGKSTLLLTIMGYTDVGRGTIGWRGADITSLPPHRRARQGLGWVAQEREVFASLSVQENLTVAARRGRWDLAAVYRLFPPLADRRHHDAGHLSGGEQQMLAIARALMTNPALLLLDEPLEGLAPLIAEELIRAIRRLTADEGTALILVEQHAEIALSMTDRVLVLERGHVAHRGPSRDLLEDRATLDRLVGLRMTPG
- a CDS encoding branched-chain amino acid ABC transporter permease gives rise to the protein MLVPILGVLFDGFAYGMLLFLLSVGLSVTLGMMNFVNLAHCSFAMLGGYVTVTLTQRFGWPFLAALPAAFLAAVMASVVLERTLYRRLYRGSALDQCLLTIGVVFISVAVAAYVYGTVQQPIHTPPYLRGSVTFMGVTFGVYRLFLIGVGLLITGILVAALEYTRFGVQVRAAVDNQRMARGLGIDVDGAFAVTFALGSGLAGLGGALAIEMVGLDPAFAFTYLVYVLIVVSVGGLGSIGGSLAAALLLGVSDVAGKYYVPELGAFLIYLVMVALLMWRPAGLLGRR
- a CDS encoding ABC transporter ATP-binding protein → MSAPALSTRGLDKRFGSLVVAQGIDLSLPAGARYALIGPNGAGKTTLINLMTGMLQPDAGQILLGEEDVTRLEPPQRVKRGLARTFQINTLFPRLNALECVTLAVCERRGVAGAWWRSLAGYREEVDEAYDILRSLTLGAVCYQTTRRLAYGQQRLLEIALALATKPTVLLLDEPAAGVPREESAQLFAAIEGLSPDLTVLFIEHDMNVVFRFASRIIVMVGGRILVEGTPSEIGADPQVREVYLGGARHG